One region of Streptomyces sp. CG4 genomic DNA includes:
- a CDS encoding transglutaminase domain-containing protein: MELIQNTADLSAYLAADEVIDHHHPVVRETAARLAAGAADSYAYARAAFDFVRDTIPHSQDSGDLRVTWRASDVLTLGTGICYAKAHALAALLRAEDIPTALCYQRLAHDDGNGHAVHGLVAVRFHGAWHRQDPRGNKPGVDARFSLDGERLAWIPDPAAGEVDYPVLYAAPHPVVLDALKAAPDRPYLWKTLPDALDHEWSAGT, encoded by the coding sequence ATGGAGCTGATCCAGAACACCGCCGACCTTTCCGCATACTTGGCCGCCGACGAGGTCATCGACCATCACCATCCCGTGGTCCGCGAGACGGCCGCGCGGCTGGCCGCAGGGGCCGCCGACTCGTATGCCTATGCGCGGGCCGCCTTCGACTTCGTACGGGACACCATCCCGCACTCCCAGGACTCCGGCGACCTGCGCGTCACCTGGCGCGCCTCCGACGTGCTGACCCTGGGCACCGGCATCTGCTACGCCAAGGCCCACGCGCTGGCCGCCCTGCTGCGTGCCGAGGACATCCCCACGGCCCTGTGCTACCAACGCCTGGCGCACGACGACGGCAACGGTCATGCCGTGCACGGTCTGGTCGCCGTCCGCTTCCACGGCGCCTGGCACCGCCAGGACCCGCGCGGCAACAAACCCGGCGTGGACGCCCGGTTCTCCCTGGACGGCGAGCGGCTCGCCTGGATCCCCGACCCCGCGGCCGGCGAGGTCGACTATCCGGTGTTGTACGCCGCACCCCACCCGGTCGTCCTCGACGCCTTGAAGGCGGCTCCGGACCGGCCCTACCTGTGGAAGACGCTGCCCGACGCACTGGACCACGAGTGGTCGGCGGGGACGTAG
- a CDS encoding NAD-dependent epimerase/dehydratase family protein — MKILVTGGSGFLGAEICRRLAARGHQVRSLQRGHRAPPPHGTEAVWGDIRDVAAVGAAVRGCDAVVHTAALADVWGPRHDVASVNIAGTAAVVDACRRQGVPRLVHCSSASVVFAGADLEGVDESAPYPRRFLAPYPWSKARAEQLVLAANGPRLATVSLRPHLIWGEGDPHLLPGLRAAVRRGTLLLPGTGTNRVDTVHVADAAEAHVLAVEKLTANSPLAGARYFITQGRPCTLADTVRGLLAYGGGTVEVRGVPASAALAVAALLEATGKATRRRRRPLLTRFLVAELTRAHWFDISAARRDLGYVPADHSWSSASGSVFHR, encoded by the coding sequence ATGAAGATCCTGGTCACGGGCGGCAGCGGTTTCCTGGGCGCCGAGATCTGCCGGCGCCTCGCGGCCCGGGGGCACCAGGTGCGTTCCCTGCAACGCGGCCACCGGGCGCCGCCGCCGCACGGGACCGAGGCCGTGTGGGGCGACATCCGCGATGTCGCGGCGGTCGGGGCCGCCGTACGCGGGTGTGACGCGGTCGTCCACACGGCCGCGCTGGCCGATGTGTGGGGTCCGCGGCACGACGTCGCCTCCGTCAACATCGCGGGCACGGCGGCCGTTGTCGACGCCTGCCGGCGCCAGGGGGTGCCCCGGCTGGTCCACTGCTCCAGCGCCAGCGTGGTCTTCGCCGGCGCTGACCTGGAAGGCGTCGACGAGTCCGCCCCGTACCCCCGGCGGTTCCTCGCCCCTTATCCCTGGTCCAAGGCCCGTGCCGAGCAGCTGGTGCTGGCCGCCAACGGCCCCCGGCTGGCCACCGTGTCCCTGCGCCCGCATCTGATCTGGGGCGAGGGCGACCCGCATCTGCTGCCGGGGCTGCGCGCCGCGGTCCGGCGCGGGACACTCCTGCTCCCCGGAACGGGCACCAACCGCGTGGACACCGTCCATGTCGCCGACGCCGCCGAGGCACATGTGCTGGCGGTGGAGAAGCTGACCGCGAACTCCCCGCTGGCAGGCGCCCGTTACTTCATCACCCAGGGGCGGCCCTGCACCCTCGCCGACACCGTCCGGGGCCTGCTCGCGTACGGCGGCGGCACCGTGGAGGTGCGCGGTGTCCCCGCCTCCGCCGCGCTTGCCGTCGCCGCGCTCCTCGAAGCCACGGGGAAGGCGACCCGCAGGCGCCGGCGTCCCCTGCTGACGCGCTTCCTCGTGGCCGAACTGACCCGTGCCCATTGGTTCGACATCAGCGCGGCGCGGCGCGACCTCGGCTACGTCCCCGCCGACCACTCGTGGTCCAGTGCGTCGGGCAGCGTCTTCCACAGGTAG
- a CDS encoding AMP-binding protein, translating to MSVSATAATGAQAGLLGQLAYWQESQPAAVALDLFCGRRRQRITYAGLYARCLRTADALAAAGIGPGTRAVVLTRRPLDLFTTVYALSALGACAVLIDPGLPRAALHRCLREAAPQAFVAEPLAHVARVLCGWARPSVHTAVSTGSGPGPWPTVAALARTAPRAALDATGDGTALIAYTSGSTGTPKGAVYTNEQLVRQCGATGGVLGAQPGTVAVVGFLPFALGGPALGVTVVLPRMDFRRPGRARRDDLLRAAAQTRAACVLGSPALMDVLAGDGRGEPALATVRSVATFGAPLEYGLLDRLTSALPDQAVIRSVYGATESLPVSAIDGRDLRAARAVSERGGGRCVGRVVPAMSVRVIPAGAGPIAHWSAVEPLPAHAVGEITVRGPLVSRGYYGRPHADAQAKIPDGEYVWHRTGDLGRTDDEGSLWYCGRKAHTVPGPDGPLYTECVEPACNAVDGVRRTALVDAGGEQQARPALCVETDGPRRGAERGRIVADLRRALASLERGSQVRAILFHPGFPVDIRHNSKIDRGVLGRWARRRLAADAAAARAPEHGVGTEVRG from the coding sequence GTGTCCGTCTCCGCAACCGCCGCTACCGGTGCGCAGGCCGGGCTGCTCGGGCAGCTGGCGTACTGGCAGGAGTCGCAGCCCGCCGCCGTCGCCCTCGACCTGTTCTGCGGCCGGCGCCGGCAACGGATCACCTATGCAGGGCTGTACGCCCGCTGCCTGCGCACCGCGGACGCGCTGGCGGCCGCGGGCATCGGCCCGGGCACGCGTGCTGTGGTGCTGACCCGCCGTCCGCTGGACCTGTTCACCACGGTGTACGCGCTGTCCGCGCTCGGCGCCTGCGCCGTACTGATCGACCCCGGCCTGCCCCGTGCGGCCCTGCACCGGTGTCTGCGGGAGGCCGCCCCGCAGGCGTTCGTGGCGGAACCGCTCGCCCACGTGGCACGGGTGCTGTGCGGCTGGGCACGACCGAGTGTGCACACGGCGGTCTCCACCGGGTCGGGACCCGGGCCCTGGCCGACGGTCGCCGCGCTCGCCCGCACGGCACCACGCGCCGCGCTCGACGCCACCGGCGACGGCACGGCGCTGATCGCCTACACCTCCGGCTCCACGGGCACGCCGAAAGGCGCCGTCTACACCAACGAACAGCTGGTGCGCCAGTGCGGCGCCACGGGAGGCGTGCTGGGAGCACAGCCGGGAACCGTCGCGGTCGTCGGCTTCCTGCCCTTCGCCCTGGGCGGCCCGGCGCTCGGCGTCACCGTCGTCCTCCCCCGGATGGACTTCCGCAGGCCGGGCCGGGCCCGCCGGGACGACCTGCTGCGCGCGGCCGCGCAGACCCGTGCGGCCTGTGTGCTGGGCTCCCCGGCGCTCATGGACGTGCTCGCCGGTGACGGCCGCGGGGAACCGGCCCTCGCCACCGTACGGTCGGTCGCCACCTTCGGGGCCCCGCTGGAGTACGGCCTGCTGGACCGCCTCACCTCCGCCCTGCCGGACCAGGCCGTGATCCGGAGCGTGTACGGCGCCACCGAGAGTCTTCCGGTGAGTGCGATCGACGGCCGGGACCTGCGGGCCGCGCGCGCCGTGTCCGAACGGGGCGGTGGCCGGTGCGTGGGCCGGGTGGTGCCGGCCATGTCGGTGCGCGTCATCCCGGCCGGCGCCGGACCGATCGCCCACTGGTCCGCGGTCGAGCCGCTGCCCGCGCACGCCGTCGGCGAGATCACCGTGCGCGGCCCCCTGGTCAGCCGCGGCTACTACGGCCGCCCGCACGCCGACGCCCAGGCGAAGATCCCCGACGGGGAGTACGTCTGGCACCGCACGGGCGACCTGGGCCGCACGGACGACGAAGGCAGCCTGTGGTACTGCGGGCGCAAGGCCCACACCGTACCCGGCCCCGACGGTCCCCTGTACACCGAGTGCGTCGAGCCGGCGTGCAACGCGGTCGACGGAGTCCGGCGCACCGCGCTGGTCGACGCCGGCGGCGAGCAGCAGGCCCGGCCCGCGCTGTGCGTGGAGACCGACGGCCCGCGGCGCGGCGCCGAGCGCGGCCGGATCGTCGCGGACCTGCGTCGCGCCCTTGCCTCGCTGGAACGCGGCTCTCAGGTCCGGGCGATCCTCTTCCACCCGGGGTTCCCGGTCGACATCCGGCACAACTCGAAGATCGACCGAGGCGTGCTCGGCCGGTGGGCGCGGCGTCGGCTGGCGGCGGACGCCGCTGCCGCGAGGGCGCCGGAGCACGGCGTGGGTACGGAGGTCCGTGGATGA
- a CDS encoding alpha/beta fold hydrolase yields MSLTEAEFPLADYDFSPHWFEHEGVRQHYLDEGAGAPLLMLHGNPTWSYMWRALVREFRPGHRCVVPDHVGMGLSDRPGESAYPYTASRRLADLERLVEHLVTERGLPDRGWTLIGHDWGGVIGMAWARRRPEWLSRIVMLNSAAFPLPPGARLPWYLRLIRGGGRPPAWFVHRTNAFVLAASRLGVTSPLPAPVRRAYTAPYRGRQRRLAVVRFVQDIPLAPSDPAWPLIDVGPVEEPEMTSLPMLVCWGGRDPVFGHRFLAEWMRRFPAAEVRLFPRAGHFVQEDARDEVIACVRDFLGRHAEGRS; encoded by the coding sequence GTGTCGCTGACCGAGGCCGAATTCCCCCTTGCCGATTACGACTTCAGCCCCCACTGGTTCGAACACGAGGGTGTGCGGCAGCACTACCTCGACGAGGGGGCGGGTGCGCCGCTGCTGATGCTGCACGGCAACCCCACCTGGAGCTACATGTGGCGGGCCCTGGTGCGGGAGTTCCGCCCCGGCCACCGGTGCGTCGTCCCGGACCACGTCGGTATGGGTCTGTCCGACCGCCCCGGCGAGTCCGCCTACCCCTACACCGCCTCCCGCCGCCTGGCGGATCTGGAGCGGCTGGTGGAGCATCTGGTGACCGAACGCGGGCTGCCGGACCGGGGCTGGACGCTGATCGGGCACGACTGGGGCGGGGTCATCGGCATGGCCTGGGCGCGCCGTCGGCCCGAGTGGCTGTCCCGCATCGTCATGCTCAACTCCGCGGCCTTCCCGTTGCCGCCCGGTGCCCGCCTGCCGTGGTACCTCCGGCTGATCCGCGGCGGGGGCCGCCCGCCGGCCTGGTTCGTGCACCGCACCAACGCCTTCGTCCTGGCCGCCTCCCGCCTCGGGGTGACCTCGCCGCTGCCCGCGCCCGTGCGCCGTGCCTATACAGCCCCCTATCGCGGCAGGCAGCGGCGGCTGGCGGTGGTGCGGTTCGTCCAGGACATCCCGCTGGCCCCCTCCGACCCGGCGTGGCCGCTGATCGATGTGGGCCCCGTCGAGGAACCGGAGATGACGTCGCTGCCCATGCTGGTGTGCTGGGGCGGCCGGGACCCGGTCTTCGGCCACCGCTTCCTCGCCGAGTGGATGCGGCGCTTCCCCGCCGCCGAGGTGCGGCTGTTCCCCCGCGCCGGGCACTTCGTCCAGGAGGACGCCCGCGACGAAGTCATCGCGTGCGTACGGGACTTCCTCGGCCGCCACGCGGAAGGGCGGAGCTGA
- a CDS encoding 3-oxoacyl-ACP synthase III family protein, with protein MTNPRYSTIRRVAVHVPAGRQTGPEIEDEVRSRNPGVRLMPGLLRQMYGFEERRVAPPGTWPSDLAAAAGRRALEQAGLAPDAVDLLIFASASEDVEEPATAHAVAHKLGVTAPVFDVQNACNGVLNALEIADALIRAGRYACVLVTTGEGSSRLSALPVRDRRELALLLPALTLGDLGAALLVEASDRPGILAAAFCANSSGWQAATVANPYFAQAVDGPVVRFDSAALAASFPGLEARVFDVLRAVGRKPGDLDLVCVHQPSVALTRTILGTLGVPEDKAVPVFTAYGNVATAGLPLQLVEAARQGRLHPGDLVALFGLAGGASGGLVLLEWRP; from the coding sequence ATGACCAACCCCCGCTACAGCACGATCCGTCGGGTCGCCGTCCATGTGCCCGCCGGCCGGCAGACCGGCCCGGAGATCGAGGACGAGGTCCGCTCCCGGAACCCCGGCGTGCGGCTCATGCCCGGCCTGCTGAGGCAGATGTACGGCTTCGAGGAGCGCCGCGTCGCCCCGCCCGGCACCTGGCCCTCCGACCTGGCCGCCGCGGCCGGCCGCCGCGCCCTGGAGCAGGCCGGCCTGGCCCCCGACGCCGTCGACCTGCTGATCTTCGCCTCCGCGAGCGAGGACGTCGAGGAACCGGCCACCGCCCACGCGGTGGCGCACAAACTCGGCGTCACCGCACCGGTCTTCGACGTGCAGAACGCCTGCAACGGCGTCCTGAACGCCCTGGAGATCGCCGATGCCCTGATCCGGGCGGGCCGCTACGCATGCGTCCTCGTGACCACGGGGGAGGGCAGCAGCCGGCTGTCCGCGCTCCCGGTCCGCGACCGCCGGGAACTGGCCCTGTTGCTGCCCGCGTTGACGCTGGGCGACCTCGGGGCCGCGCTGCTCGTGGAGGCGAGCGACCGGCCCGGGATCCTCGCCGCCGCGTTCTGCGCCAATTCGTCCGGCTGGCAGGCCGCGACCGTCGCCAACCCGTACTTCGCGCAAGCAGTCGACGGGCCTGTGGTCCGCTTCGACTCCGCGGCGCTCGCCGCCTCCTTCCCGGGACTGGAGGCCCGCGTGTTCGACGTGCTCCGCGCGGTCGGTCGCAAGCCGGGAGACCTGGACCTCGTGTGCGTGCACCAGCCGTCCGTCGCCCTCACCCGCACCATCCTCGGCACCCTCGGCGTACCCGAGGACAAGGCCGTACCCGTCTTCACGGCCTACGGCAACGTCGCCACCGCCGGCCTTCCCCTGCAGCTCGTGGAAGCCGCGCGGCAGGGCAGGTTGCACCCGGGCGATCTGGTCGCCCTGTTCGGGCTGGCCGGCGGTGCCTCCGGCGGGCTGGTGCTCCTGGAGTGGCGGCCCTGA
- a CDS encoding acyl carrier protein — translation MTDTYATIRSVLTGSFLVPETELGPGVTLEQLELDSLALAEFALILDERLGVRIDSERATRTATLAEVTEYVETLRTSDPVTAP, via the coding sequence ATGACCGACACCTACGCCACCATCCGCTCCGTACTGACCGGCAGCTTCCTCGTTCCGGAAACCGAACTCGGCCCCGGGGTCACTCTGGAGCAGCTCGAACTGGACTCCCTGGCGCTGGCCGAGTTCGCGCTGATCCTGGACGAGAGACTCGGAGTGAGGATCGACAGCGAGCGCGCCACCCGGACCGCCACACTCGCCGAAGTCACCGAGTACGTCGAGACACTGCGCACCTCGGACCCGGTGACGGCCCCGTGA
- a CDS encoding beta-ketoacyl-[acyl-carrier-protein] synthase family protein: protein MTASIAVTGLGLVTPAGIGVDDTWTGVCAGQATAAPDPALAGLPVDFSCRIPLTERELDRRTGRKAWRMGRFAKLAVLAAREAVRDAGLDPATWDGTRVATVIGCGMGGLEKFEEQYARLEHRGADLTSPLAIPMIIPNLGTGEVSIDLQARGPGLSPATACASGASALATARDLLAADLCDIAVTGGVEAAVSRVSTIGFWRMGALSERADRAAASRPFAADRDGFVMAEGAGILVLERTADATARGVRPRALLAGCGSTSDGHHPTALPEDAHGAEAALRTALAEADLAPYDVEHVNAHGTSTPLNDAAEAALIARVLPHRPSVTAAKGVLGHTLGASGAIEAALTVLTLQHRRIPPIANLQAPAPEFDIDCVTKQPRRQDLRIAVSHSFGFGGHNVVLVLTVP, encoded by the coding sequence GTGACCGCCTCGATCGCCGTCACCGGCCTGGGACTCGTCACTCCCGCCGGGATCGGCGTCGACGACACCTGGACCGGCGTGTGCGCGGGACAGGCCACCGCGGCCCCGGACCCCGCCCTCGCCGGACTGCCCGTCGACTTCTCCTGCCGGATCCCGCTCACGGAGCGGGAGCTGGACCGGCGGACCGGCCGCAAGGCCTGGCGCATGGGCCGCTTCGCCAAGCTCGCCGTCCTGGCGGCCCGGGAGGCCGTCCGCGACGCCGGGCTCGACCCCGCCACCTGGGACGGGACCAGGGTCGCCACGGTCATCGGCTGCGGCATGGGCGGGTTGGAGAAGTTCGAGGAACAGTACGCACGCCTCGAACACCGGGGAGCCGACCTGACGTCACCCCTCGCCATTCCGATGATCATCCCGAACCTCGGTACGGGCGAGGTCTCCATCGACCTCCAGGCCCGCGGCCCCGGCCTCAGCCCCGCCACCGCCTGCGCCTCCGGCGCCAGTGCCCTCGCCACGGCCCGGGATCTGCTGGCCGCCGATCTGTGCGACATCGCGGTCACCGGAGGCGTGGAGGCCGCGGTCAGCCGGGTGTCCACCATCGGCTTCTGGCGCATGGGCGCCCTCTCCGAGCGGGCCGACCGGGCCGCGGCCTCCCGCCCGTTCGCCGCCGACCGGGACGGCTTCGTCATGGCGGAGGGCGCCGGGATCCTCGTCCTGGAACGCACCGCCGACGCCACCGCCCGCGGTGTACGCCCCCGTGCCCTGCTCGCCGGCTGCGGCAGCACGTCCGACGGCCACCACCCGACGGCACTGCCCGAGGACGCCCACGGTGCCGAGGCCGCCCTGCGTACGGCCCTCGCCGAGGCGGACCTGGCCCCCTACGACGTGGAGCACGTCAACGCGCACGGCACCTCGACACCGCTCAACGACGCCGCCGAGGCCGCGCTGATCGCCCGCGTCCTGCCGCACCGCCCGAGCGTCACCGCCGCCAAGGGCGTGCTGGGGCACACCCTCGGCGCGTCCGGCGCGATCGAAGCGGCGCTCACGGTCCTCACCCTCCAGCACCGCCGCATCCCGCCGATCGCGAACCTCCAGGCGCCCGCACCCGAGTTCGACATCGACTGTGTCACCAAACAACCCCGCCGCCAGGACCTGCGCATCGCGGTCAGCCACTCCTTCGGCTTCGGCGGCCACAACGTCGTCCTCGTCCTCACCGTGCCCTGA
- a CDS encoding lysophospholipid acyltransferase family protein: protein MAELVYRPVVGFAKTLFKVWDLKIDCQGSENIPRSGGAVLVSNHISYLDFVFNGLAALPQKRLVRFMAKESVFRHRISGPLMRGMKHIPVDRKQGEAAYAHALDSLRSGEVVGVFPEATISQSFTLKSFKSGAARLAQDAGVPLIPMAVWGTQRLWTKGQPRNLKRNHLPITMRVGEAVEAPRDQYAGAITRRLREAVQDVLEAAQRAYPGRPKGSEDSWWLPAHLGGTAPTVEQLRAAEAH from the coding sequence ATGGCAGAGCTGGTCTACCGTCCCGTCGTCGGATTCGCCAAGACGTTGTTCAAGGTCTGGGACCTGAAGATCGACTGCCAGGGGTCGGAGAACATCCCGCGCTCGGGCGGCGCCGTGCTGGTCAGCAATCACATCAGCTATCTGGACTTCGTCTTCAACGGCCTGGCGGCCCTGCCGCAGAAGCGCCTGGTGCGCTTCATGGCGAAGGAGTCCGTCTTCCGGCACCGGATCTCCGGTCCGCTGATGCGCGGCATGAAGCACATCCCGGTGGACCGCAAGCAGGGCGAGGCGGCCTATGCGCACGCGCTGGACTCGCTGCGTTCGGGCGAGGTGGTCGGGGTCTTCCCGGAGGCCACCATCTCGCAGTCGTTCACACTGAAGAGCTTCAAGTCCGGTGCGGCCAGGCTCGCCCAGGACGCCGGCGTCCCGCTGATCCCGATGGCGGTGTGGGGCACCCAGCGGCTGTGGACGAAGGGCCAGCCCCGCAACCTGAAGCGCAACCACCTGCCCATCACCATGCGGGTCGGCGAGGCGGTCGAGGCGCCCCGCGACCAGTACGCGGGCGCGATCACCCGCCGGCTGCGCGAGGCCGTCCAGGACGTGCTGGAGGCCGCGCAGCGCGCCTACCCGGGCCGCCCCAAGGGCTCCGAGGACTCCTGGTGGCTGCCGGCCCATCTGGGGGGTACGGCACCTACGGTGGAGCAGCTGCGGGCGGCGGAGGCGCACTGA
- a CDS encoding DUF4395 domain-containing protein: MDIDARGPRFAAAVTTVVLVAALSLQSAWLLGWQTLVFALGAAAGVQRSPYGWVFRTAVRPRLGAPREFEAPEPPRFAQAVGLVFGGLGLVGFTVGPQWLGLAATGAALAAAFLNAAFGYCLGCEMFLLLKRATVRAE; encoded by the coding sequence ATGGACATCGATGCGAGGGGGCCGCGGTTCGCGGCGGCCGTGACGACGGTGGTTCTGGTAGCCGCCCTGAGCCTGCAGAGCGCCTGGCTGCTGGGCTGGCAGACGCTGGTGTTCGCGCTCGGCGCGGCCGCGGGTGTGCAGCGGTCGCCGTACGGCTGGGTGTTCCGCACCGCCGTACGGCCGCGGCTCGGGGCGCCACGGGAGTTCGAGGCGCCGGAGCCGCCACGGTTCGCGCAGGCGGTGGGGCTGGTGTTCGGCGGGCTCGGCCTTGTCGGGTTCACGGTGGGGCCGCAGTGGTTGGGGCTGGCCGCGACCGGGGCCGCGCTCGCCGCCGCCTTCCTGAATGCGGCATTCGGGTACTGCCTGGGGTGCGAGATGTTCCTGCTTCTGAAGAGGGCAACAGTACGGGCGGAGTAA
- a CDS encoding TlpA family protein disulfide reductase, with translation MTGMVVCVAVLVVASAAGVLHKWRSGRVRVRGRDDGKRLGAAELGGELGERATLVQFSSAFCAPCRATRRVLGEVAGMVPGVTHIEIDAEAHLDLVRRLEILKTPTVLVLDAEGRVVRRATGQPRKADVIAAVGEAV, from the coding sequence ATGACCGGAATGGTGGTGTGCGTGGCGGTGCTCGTCGTGGCGAGCGCCGCCGGAGTGCTGCACAAGTGGCGGAGCGGAAGAGTGCGGGTGCGCGGGCGGGACGACGGCAAGCGGCTCGGCGCCGCCGAACTGGGCGGCGAACTCGGTGAACGGGCCACGCTGGTCCAGTTCTCCAGCGCCTTCTGCGCGCCCTGCCGGGCCACCCGGCGCGTGCTCGGCGAGGTCGCCGGCATGGTCCCCGGGGTGACCCACATCGAGATCGACGCCGAGGCCCACCTGGACCTCGTACGCCGGCTGGAGATCCTGAAGACGCCGACCGTGCTGGTGCTCGACGCCGAGGGGCGGGTGGTGCGGCGCGCCACCGGACAGCCCCGCAAGGCCGACGTCATCGCGGCGGTGGGGGAGGCCGTGTGA
- a CDS encoding putative leader peptide, with the protein MPIELLLHGRVHVDLARTASATCPDC; encoded by the coding sequence ATGCCGATCGAACTCCTTCTCCACGGGCGGGTCCACGTCGACCTCGCCCGCACCGCGAGCGCCACCTGTCCGGACTGTTGA
- a CDS encoding flavin reductase family protein: MTASPDLGTVQLASPDLLRSAFRRHAAGVAVITARGDSGPVGFTATSLTSVSAEPPIVSFGIGTGASSWPAIAETDHIGIHILGEHQSELAATFARSGADRFGAPTAWREGPEGVPVLDGVLAWLVCRITGRVPAGDHRIVLAEVVLGDLSGSGRPLLYHQGRFNGLRD, from the coding sequence ATGACGGCCTCGCCCGACCTCGGCACCGTTCAGCTCGCCTCCCCCGACCTGTTGCGCTCCGCCTTCCGCCGGCACGCCGCCGGTGTGGCGGTGATCACCGCACGCGGTGACTCCGGTCCGGTCGGTTTCACCGCCACCTCCCTCACCTCCGTCTCCGCCGAGCCCCCGATCGTCTCCTTCGGCATCGGCACGGGCGCCTCCAGCTGGCCCGCGATAGCCGAGACCGACCACATAGGCATCCACATCCTCGGTGAGCACCAGAGCGAGCTGGCCGCCACCTTCGCCCGCAGCGGCGCCGACCGCTTCGGCGCGCCGACCGCCTGGCGGGAGGGCCCGGAAGGCGTACCGGTGCTCGACGGCGTGCTGGCCTGGCTGGTCTGCCGGATCACCGGCCGCGTCCCGGCCGGTGATCACCGCATCGTGCTCGCCGAGGTCGTCCTCGGCGACCTCTCCGGCTCCGGCCGCCCGCTCCTGTACCACCAGGGCCGCTTCAACGGCCTGCGGGACTGA
- a CDS encoding electron transfer flavoprotein subunit beta/FixA family protein: MSLRIVVTVKYVPDATGDRHFADDLTVDRDDVDGLLSELDEYAVEQALQIAEDADDAEVTVLTVGPEDAKDALRKALSMGADKAIHVEDDDLHGTDAIGTSLVLAKAIEKAGYDLVISGMASTDGTGGIVPALVAERLGVPQVTLLSEVSVEDSTVKGRRDGDAASEQLEASLPAVVSVTDQSGEARYPSFKGIMAAKKKPVESWDLSDLDIEAEEVGLEGAFTKVDEANERPARTAGTIVKDEGEGGKQLAEFLASQKFI; the protein is encoded by the coding sequence GTGAGCTTGAGGATCGTTGTCACTGTGAAGTACGTGCCCGACGCCACTGGCGACCGGCACTTCGCCGATGACCTGACCGTCGACCGCGACGACGTGGACGGTCTGCTCTCCGAGCTGGACGAGTACGCGGTCGAGCAGGCGCTGCAGATCGCGGAGGACGCGGACGACGCCGAGGTCACCGTGCTGACGGTCGGCCCCGAGGACGCCAAGGACGCGCTCCGCAAGGCCCTCTCCATGGGTGCCGACAAGGCCATCCACGTCGAGGACGACGACCTGCACGGCACCGACGCCATCGGCACCTCCCTGGTGCTGGCCAAGGCGATCGAGAAGGCCGGTTACGACCTGGTGATCTCCGGCATGGCGTCCACCGACGGCACCGGCGGTATCGTCCCGGCCCTCGTGGCCGAGCGTCTCGGCGTCCCGCAGGTCACCCTGCTCTCCGAGGTCTCCGTCGAGGACAGCACGGTCAAGGGCCGCCGCGACGGCGACGCCGCCAGCGAGCAGCTGGAGGCCTCCCTCCCGGCCGTCGTCTCCGTCACCGACCAGTCGGGCGAGGCGCGTTACCCGTCCTTCAAGGGCATCATGGCCGCCAAGAAGAAGCCGGTGGAGTCCTGGGACCTGTCCGACCTGGACATCGAGGCCGAAGAGGTCGGCCTGGAAGGTGCGTTCACCAAGGTCGACGAGGCCAACGAGCGTCCGGCCCGCACGGCCGGCACCATCGTCAAGGACGAGGGCGAGGGCGGCAAGCAGCTCGCTGAGTTCCTCGCGAGCCAGAAGTTCATCTAA